The following proteins come from a genomic window of Candidatus Thiodiazotropha sp. CDECU1:
- the fdh3B gene encoding formate dehydrogenase FDH3 subunit beta, with product MARMKFYCDPERCIECNACVTACKNENEVPWGVNRRRVVTINDGDEGERSLSVACMHCSDAPCATVCPVDCFYTTQDGVVLHDKDICIGCGYCFYACPFGAPQFPEDGAFATRGKMDKCTFCAGGPEADNSSDEHRKYGSNRLAEGKLPLCAEMCSTKALLAGDSDTISDIYRKRVINRSASVMARGVSYRDASFRAPSSGAGKSSAKE from the coding sequence ATGGCACGAATGAAATTCTATTGCGATCCTGAGCGTTGTATCGAGTGCAATGCCTGCGTTACCGCCTGTAAGAACGAGAACGAGGTTCCATGGGGCGTCAACCGCCGCCGGGTGGTGACCATCAACGATGGTGACGAAGGTGAACGCTCGTTGTCGGTGGCCTGTATGCACTGCTCGGATGCTCCCTGCGCCACGGTCTGTCCGGTGGACTGCTTCTATACCACCCAGGACGGGGTCGTTCTCCACGACAAGGATATCTGCATCGGCTGCGGCTACTGCTTCTACGCCTGTCCCTTCGGCGCACCTCAGTTTCCCGAGGATGGGGCGTTCGCCACCCGGGGCAAGATGGACAAATGCACCTTCTGCGCCGGTGGACCGGAGGCCGACAACAGCTCCGACGAGCACAGAAAGTATGGCTCAAACCGTCTCGCCGAAGGCAAGCTGCCGTTATGTGCGGAGATGTGCTCCACCAAGGCTCTGTTGGCCGGAGACTCGGATACGATTTCAGACATCTATCGCAAACGCGTCATCAATCGCAGTGCGAGTGTGATGGCGCGGGGTGTCTCCTATCGCGATGCCTCTTTCCGCGCACCCTCCAGTGGTGCCGGCAAGAGCAGCGCCAAAGAGTGA
- a CDS encoding (Fe-S)-binding protein: protein MSEQFEQGVEALRQQIDSRISSYFSSCVHCGLCAEACLFYTETHDPRYTPIYKLEPMKKLWRREHTFWGKLGSVFGLSEPVTEKDFADWETLVYDSCTMCGRCSMICPVGNDITYMIRKQREGFSVAGYAPDGMKEATKRALKIGSPMGVTFRTLQAALAHVEKDSGLKIPVDKKGADYMVLFSSMEVVNFPEFIESIARIFDAAGVSWTINSNAFEATNSGIQIGNKEAAAELVNRVVIAAEELGVKTVISPECGHAYTAIRWEGPNLIGRPYSFEVVHILELLEQLKAEGRLQLEGKDTTPMTLHDPCQIVRRGGVVNQPRELLNSVAENFVEMKDHGVMNWCCGGGGGVSANERAEPLRLRVFERKKQQLQETGVNTMVTACANCRIILEEGIEHNEMDTQVISLTELVAEHLVAKPKKN, encoded by the coding sequence ATGAGTGAACAGTTTGAGCAGGGTGTAGAGGCGTTACGTCAACAGATCGATTCCCGCATCTCATCCTACTTCTCCAGTTGTGTCCACTGCGGGCTTTGCGCCGAGGCCTGTCTCTTCTATACGGAGACACATGATCCCCGCTATACGCCGATCTACAAACTCGAGCCGATGAAGAAGCTTTGGCGGCGCGAGCATACCTTCTGGGGTAAGTTGGGTTCAGTGTTCGGTCTGAGTGAGCCTGTAACCGAAAAAGATTTCGCCGATTGGGAGACCCTGGTCTACGACAGCTGCACCATGTGTGGTCGCTGTTCCATGATCTGCCCGGTGGGTAACGACATCACCTACATGATTCGTAAACAGCGGGAAGGCTTCTCCGTCGCGGGCTATGCGCCGGACGGCATGAAAGAGGCGACCAAGCGGGCGCTGAAGATCGGCAGTCCCATGGGAGTTACCTTCAGGACACTCCAGGCTGCCCTGGCCCATGTGGAGAAGGATAGCGGGTTGAAAATACCGGTGGACAAAAAGGGCGCCGACTACATGGTTCTCTTCTCCTCCATGGAGGTGGTCAATTTTCCGGAATTTATCGAGAGTATCGCGCGTATCTTCGATGCAGCGGGAGTCTCCTGGACAATCAACAGCAATGCCTTCGAGGCCACCAACAGCGGCATCCAGATCGGCAACAAGGAGGCAGCAGCGGAACTTGTGAATCGGGTTGTGATCGCCGCGGAAGAGTTGGGTGTCAAGACTGTCATCAGTCCCGAATGTGGCCACGCCTATACCGCTATTCGTTGGGAAGGACCGAACCTGATCGGTCGTCCATACTCCTTCGAGGTGGTGCATATCCTGGAGTTGCTGGAACAGTTAAAGGCGGAGGGACGCCTGCAGTTGGAGGGTAAGGATACAACCCCCATGACCCTGCATGATCCCTGTCAGATCGTGCGTCGCGGTGGTGTCGTCAACCAGCCACGGGAATTGCTCAACAGTGTGGCGGAAAACTTTGTCGAGATGAAGGACCATGGGGTGATGAACTGGTGCTGTGGCGGCGGTGGTGGCGTGAGTGCCAACGAGCGCGCCGAGCCGTTGCGCCTGCGAGTCTTCGAGCGTAAGAAACAGCAGTTACAGGAGACAGGAGTCAATACCATGGTCACGGCATGCGCCAATTGCCGTATCATCCTGGAAGAGGGGATAGAGCATAACGAAATGGATACCCAGGTGATCAGCCTGACCGAACTGGTGGCCGAGCATCTGGTTGCCAAGCCTAAGAAAAATTAA
- a CDS encoding DUF4399 domain-containing protein, producing the protein MPSFIRRLIFAMLLLGFYAPQINAGTPAPDGVKLYIISPMNGEQGSGPVTVRFGLRGMGVAPAGVEREKTGHHHLLIDVNEMPAMDKPLPSDDNHRHFGGGQTEVTLDLEKGTHTLQLVLGDKDHIPFDPPIVSDKITIMVK; encoded by the coding sequence ATGCCCTCTTTTATAAGAAGACTGATTTTCGCCATGCTGCTGCTTGGCTTTTATGCGCCACAGATCAATGCCGGCACCCCTGCGCCTGACGGCGTCAAACTGTATATCATTTCACCCATGAATGGTGAACAGGGAAGTGGTCCTGTTACTGTCCGTTTCGGTTTACGGGGGATGGGTGTCGCGCCCGCCGGGGTCGAGCGTGAAAAGACCGGACATCACCATCTGCTCATCGATGTAAACGAGATGCCGGCAATGGATAAACCCTTGCCTTCAGATGATAATCATCGCCATTTCGGTGGTGGCCAGACAGAGGTGACGCTCGATCTGGAAAAGGGCACCCACACTCTGCAGCTGGTGCTGGGTGATAAGGATCATATCCCCTTCGATCCGCCCATCGTCTCTGACAAGATCACCATCATGGTGAAATGA
- a CDS encoding formate dehydrogenase subunit gamma codes for MNRFCNLSAAGQGSNTAAWLLLLWLIVLPLHSFAESKESRGLPSVAVLNPAAELWRDVRQRDMPASGTTQVRGVDTGVLINANGDKWRKFRMQQLIPIGGYLLLGIGIGLILFYLIRGKVKIVGGESDRKLPRYTSYERLIHWFMASIFLFLAITGLIILFGRPVLIPLFGKEIFSVIASASKEGHNLMGPLFMIALILVFIKFVRRNIYQKGDMSWLLRGGGIIGKKHVPSNFFNMGEKSMFWMLIIVGSVIVVSGLVLVFPIFGQSREWMELAHVGHAIGAILMIGVILGHIYIGSIGMQGAIEGMKSGYCDLNWAKEHHDLWATQMEKRGEAIANEEVNRFSDTDTNRSLGRELGEAGK; via the coding sequence ATGAACAGGTTCTGCAACCTATCTGCAGCTGGTCAGGGCAGTAACACCGCAGCATGGTTGTTGCTGTTGTGGTTGATTGTCCTGCCACTGCATAGCTTTGCCGAGTCCAAGGAGTCGAGAGGCCTGCCTTCAGTAGCGGTACTCAATCCCGCTGCGGAGTTGTGGCGGGATGTGCGCCAGCGGGATATGCCCGCATCCGGTACCACCCAGGTAAGGGGTGTGGACACGGGTGTGCTGATCAATGCCAATGGGGACAAGTGGCGAAAATTCCGTATGCAGCAGTTGATACCCATAGGTGGATACCTGTTGCTGGGCATAGGTATAGGTTTAATCCTTTTCTACCTGATCCGCGGCAAAGTGAAGATTGTCGGTGGAGAGTCGGACAGGAAGCTGCCCCGCTATACCAGTTATGAACGCTTGATCCACTGGTTTATGGCATCGATTTTCCTGTTTCTCGCCATTACCGGTCTGATCATTTTGTTCGGTCGACCAGTGTTGATTCCCCTCTTCGGCAAGGAGATCTTCTCGGTTATCGCATCGGCCAGCAAAGAGGGGCACAATCTGATGGGGCCCCTGTTTATGATTGCCCTGATCCTGGTGTTTATAAAATTCGTTCGCCGCAACATCTATCAGAAGGGGGATATGAGTTGGCTGTTGCGGGGGGGTGGCATCATCGGTAAAAAACATGTTCCGTCCAACTTTTTCAATATGGGCGAGAAGAGCATGTTCTGGATGCTGATAATCGTGGGTTCAGTGATTGTGGTGTCCGGTCTGGTATTGGTATTTCCCATATTCGGTCAGAGTCGGGAGTGGATGGAGCTGGCCCATGTGGGTCACGCCATCGGTGCGATTCTCATGATCGGTGTGATACTTGGTCATATCTATATCGGCAGCATCGGTATGCAGGGCGCCATCGAAGGTATGAAGTCAGGATACTGCGACCTGAATTGGGCCAAGGAGCATCACGATCTGTGGGCGACACAGATGGAAAAGCGGGGAGAGGCGATAGCCAACGAAGAAGTGAACCGGTTCAGCGACACCGATACCAACAGATCCCTCGGTCGAGAGCTTGGGGAGGCAGGCAAATGA